The Peromyscus eremicus chromosome 16_21, PerEre_H2_v1, whole genome shotgun sequence genome includes the window AGTAAAGATGTAATAGTTGGCTTGTGTTCTTAAGTGGGGTGTGTCAGAATGCTTTAATGTGGCGAGTAGGGGAGGGGCTTTTGTCAGGAGTTAGCTGCCCAGCAATCAccctccctgtctttctctctgtagctcttcacAGAGGTCCTCCAGGATCAAGGGGACCAATGATTCCGCCACTGCTGagtctcccacctcctccccggGGTAGAGGCCCTATTCGAGGAGGCCTTGGTCCTAGATCTAGCCCATATGGTCGTGGTTGGTGGGTTGTCAATACTGAACCTCCGTTTCCTGGGCCAGGCCATGGGGGTCCCTCTAGGGAAAGCTTTTACAGAGAGCCAAGACATCCACGAAGGCTCAAAAGCTGGTCTCTTGTCAAGAACACCTACCCACCTAAGAATAGCCCCCCGGTGATAGAAGGTAAGGCCCACTTTGCTGTCCCTGTGCCTACCCTGCATGCCTCTGGTCTCTTCTCCTTTGGGCTGTCTCTGGGCAGCATTGAGAATTAATGCATGGCCTTTCCTGGGTGAAGGattcctctaccactgagctgccaGCCTCATAGCTGACAGATACAAGTAGGAGATACAAGTAGCcctgaacatttttttccctcagaaagAATGTCTTTCCAAA containing:
- the Prr3 gene encoding proline-rich protein 3 isoform X1, encoding MPKRKKQNQQQQPPQHPALSDRDEPGDEEDESPIGPPSLLGPPPMANGKPGDPKSALHRGPPGSRGPMIPPLLSLPPPPRGRGPIRGGLGPRSSPYGRGWWVVNTEPPFPGPGHGGPSRESFYREPRHPRRLKSWSLVKNTYPPKNSPPVIEDKSDRPVCRHFSKKGHCRYEDHCAFYHPGVNGPPL
- the Prr3 gene encoding proline-rich protein 3 isoform X2; translated protein: MANGKPGDPKSALHRGPPGSRGPMIPPLLSLPPPPRGRGPIRGGLGPRSSPYGRGWWVVNTEPPFPGPGHGGPSRESFYREPRHPRRLKSWSLVKNTYPPKNSPPVIEDKSDRPVCRHFSKKGHCRYEDHCAFYHPGVNGPPL